Proteins from one Bacteroidota bacterium genomic window:
- a CDS encoding glycine--tRNA ligase, whose amino-acid sequence MVQEDVLKKIISHAKEYGYIFPSSEIYDGLSAVYDYGQYGVELKNNIKKYWWDSMVLLHDNIVGIDSAIFMHPEIWKASGHVSAFNDPLIDNKDSKKRYRADVLIEEHMAKLESKIDKEVEKAAKRFGDTFDKEKFLATSPKVLAVREEIDKLEARYTKALNDDDLAELKQIIVDCEIVDPVSG is encoded by the coding sequence ATGGTTCAAGAAGACGTTTTAAAGAAGATAATTTCACATGCCAAAGAATATGGCTATATATTCCCTTCAAGTGAGATTTATGACGGATTGAGTGCCGTTTACGATTATGGTCAATATGGTGTTGAACTGAAGAACAACATAAAAAAATACTGGTGGGATTCCATGGTGTTGTTGCATGACAATATTGTAGGAATTGATTCTGCAATATTCATGCACCCTGAAATCTGGAAAGCTTCGGGACATGTCAGTGCCTTCAACGATCCTCTTATTGACAACAAGGACTCCAAAAAACGTTACCGTGCCGATGTCCTGATCGAAGAACACATGGCTAAGCTTGAGTCAAAGATTGACAAGGAAGTGGAAAAGGCGGCTAAGCGTTTTGGCGATACTTTCGATAAAGAAAAATTCCTGGCTACCAGTCCTAAAGTCTTAGCGGTGCGTGAAGAAATTGATAAACTGGAAGCCCGCTATACCAAGGCTCTTAATGATGATGATCTGGCAGAACTGAAGCAAATCATTGTTGACTGCGAAATTGTTGATCCTGTTTCCGG